A stretch of the Sulfuritortus calidifontis genome encodes the following:
- a CDS encoding glycine cleavage system protein R — MASHNPRDFLAITATGDDQVGLVQRFTSKLAEAGCNIEESRMALLGGQFAIIMLVSGRWDALSKLEDRLPAIGEELGLSLIAKRTREASRPQPVIPYQIEVVAMDHPGIVHNLANFFASRGINIEDVNTSTYPAPHTGTPMFSVTMRVGIPGGTHISNLRGDFFDYCDELNLDATFEPPRT; from the coding sequence ATGGCCTCACACAACCCGCGCGACTTCCTTGCCATCACCGCCACCGGCGACGACCAGGTCGGCCTGGTCCAACGCTTCACCAGCAAGCTGGCCGAGGCCGGCTGCAACATCGAAGAGTCGCGCATGGCCCTGCTGGGCGGGCAGTTCGCCATCATCATGCTGGTCTCCGGCCGCTGGGATGCGCTGTCCAAGCTGGAAGACAGGCTGCCCGCCATCGGCGAGGAACTCGGCCTCTCGCTCATCGCCAAGCGCACCCGCGAGGCCAGCCGGCCCCAGCCGGTGATCCCCTACCAGATCGAGGTGGTGGCCATGGACCACCCGGGCATCGTGCACAACCTGGCCAACTTCTTCGCCAGCCGCGGCATCAACATCGAGGACGTCAACACCAGCACCTACCCGGCGCCGCACACCGGCACGCCGATGTTCTCGGTGACCATGCGCGTCGGCATCCCCGGCGGCACCCACATCTCCAACCTGCGCGGCGACTTCTTCGACTACTGCGACGAGCTCAACCTCGACGCCACCTTCGAGCCGCCCCGCACCTAG
- a CDS encoding type I restriction-modification enzyme R subunit C-terminal domain-containing protein, whose amino-acid sequence MTLEAQARENIDKLLQAAGWHVCDAAAANIHAARGVAIREFPLKSGHGFADYLLYVDGKAAGVIEAKKEGVTLTGVETQSDKYTQGLPAGLPRWSNPLPFAYQSTGVETRFTNGLDPQPRSRPVFAFHKPELLAEWLAYLPSPSGRGAGGEGTAPAVAQPSATFLANLQHMPPLKEEGLWPAQIQAIRNLEKSLAENRPRALIQMATGSGKTFTAISFIYRLIKFAGARRVLFLVDRGNLADQTLKEFQQYASPYNNFKFTEEYIVQRLSSNTLDTTARVCISTIQRLYAMLKGKDLPEELDEESVDQLGSLFKQPEPIEYNPSIPIETFDIIVTDECHRSIYNLWAQVLEYFDAYLIGLTATPSKQTFGFFNQNLVMEYNHEMAVADGVNVNYDVYRIRTAITEQGSKVESGYAVQIMERETRKKRWEQLDDDFSYDPNQLDRDVVAPDQIRKIIQTYRDKLFTEIFPGRTWVPKTLIFAKDDAHAENIVEIVREEFGKGNDFAQKITYRTTGAKPKDLINEFRTSPMPRVAVTVDMIATGTDIKAVEVVFFMRAVKSRAFFEQMKGRGVRVIAPDDLQSVTPDARAKDHFVIVDAVGVCEQDKTDSRPMEQKPTVSFEKLMQAVAFGNTEDDVLTSLAGRLARMEHRMSAEDDRQIRALSGGLSIKQLSHRIIAALDPDRHIEQAKLDLGLAPGDDQPIPEPALAAARHKVIQEAIKPFFEPKLREAIDTIKKKNEVVIDTVSADQVLEAGFSQDALDRARGMVQSFEQFIAEHKDEITALQVLYGKPYKQRLTFEAVKELADAIEKPPYLWNESQLWNAYAALEKSKVKGASGRRILTDLVSLVRFAIHQDNELIPFPERVNANFRAWLASQPPLPRGEGRGEGGVGRFTPEQLKWLEMIRDHIAANLGIEPDDFEYAPFSQHGGLGKVHQLFGDQLGPLVSELNAVLVA is encoded by the coding sequence ATGACCCTCGAAGCCCAAGCCCGGGAGAACATCGACAAGCTACTGCAAGCAGCCGGTTGGCATGTCTGCGATGCCGCCGCGGCCAACATCCACGCCGCTCGGGGCGTCGCCATTCGTGAATTCCCCCTGAAGTCCGGCCACGGCTTCGCCGATTACCTGCTCTATGTGGACGGCAAGGCCGCCGGTGTGATCGAGGCCAAGAAAGAGGGCGTCACCCTCACCGGCGTCGAGACCCAATCAGACAAATACACCCAGGGCCTGCCCGCCGGCCTGCCGCGCTGGAGCAACCCGCTGCCGTTTGCCTACCAGTCCACCGGCGTGGAAACACGCTTCACCAACGGCCTCGACCCGCAGCCGCGTTCCCGCCCGGTATTCGCCTTCCATAAGCCCGAACTCCTGGCCGAGTGGCTGGCCTATCTCCCCTCGCCCTCCGGGAGAGGGGCCGGGGGTGAGGGAACAGCCCCCGCGGTTGCCCAGCCTTCAGCCACCTTCCTCGCCAACCTCCAGCACATGCCGCCGCTCAAGGAAGAAGGCCTCTGGCCCGCCCAGATTCAAGCGATCCGCAACCTGGAAAAATCCCTGGCGGAAAACCGCCCGCGCGCTCTGATCCAGATGGCCACCGGCTCGGGCAAGACCTTCACCGCCATCTCCTTCATCTACCGGCTCATCAAGTTCGCCGGCGCCCGGCGCGTGCTGTTCCTGGTCGATCGCGGCAACCTCGCCGACCAGACCCTCAAGGAATTCCAGCAATACGCCTCGCCCTACAACAACTTCAAGTTCACCGAGGAGTACATCGTCCAGCGCCTCTCCAGCAACACCCTGGACACCACCGCCCGGGTCTGCATCTCAACCATCCAGCGCCTGTACGCCATGCTCAAGGGCAAAGACCTGCCGGAAGAGCTGGACGAGGAATCTGTCGACCAGCTCGGCAGCCTGTTCAAGCAGCCCGAGCCCATCGAGTACAACCCCAGCATTCCCATCGAAACCTTCGACATCATCGTCACCGACGAATGCCACCGCTCCATCTACAACCTCTGGGCGCAGGTGCTGGAGTACTTCGACGCCTACCTCATCGGCCTCACCGCCACGCCCAGCAAGCAGACCTTCGGCTTCTTCAACCAGAACCTGGTGATGGAGTACAACCACGAAATGGCCGTGGCCGACGGCGTCAACGTCAACTACGACGTCTACCGCATCCGCACCGCCATCACCGAACAGGGCTCCAAGGTGGAGTCCGGCTACGCCGTGCAGATCATGGAGCGCGAGACGCGTAAAAAGAGGTGGGAACAGCTCGACGACGACTTCAGCTACGACCCCAACCAGCTCGACCGTGACGTGGTCGCCCCGGACCAGATCCGCAAGATCATCCAGACCTACCGCGACAAGCTGTTCACGGAAATCTTCCCCGGCCGCACCTGGGTGCCCAAGACCCTCATCTTCGCCAAGGACGACGCCCACGCCGAGAACATCGTCGAAATCGTGCGCGAGGAATTCGGCAAGGGCAACGACTTCGCCCAGAAAATCACCTACCGCACCACTGGCGCCAAGCCCAAGGACCTCATCAACGAATTCCGCACCAGCCCCATGCCCAGGGTCGCCGTCACCGTGGACATGATCGCCACCGGCACCGACATCAAGGCGGTGGAAGTCGTCTTCTTCATGCGCGCCGTCAAATCCCGCGCCTTCTTCGAGCAGATGAAAGGCCGCGGCGTGCGCGTGATTGCGCCCGACGACCTGCAGAGCGTCACCCCCGACGCCCGCGCCAAGGACCACTTCGTCATCGTCGATGCGGTGGGCGTGTGCGAGCAGGACAAGACCGACTCCCGCCCCATGGAGCAAAAGCCCACCGTCAGCTTCGAAAAGCTCATGCAGGCCGTCGCCTTCGGCAACACCGAAGACGACGTGCTCACCTCGCTCGCCGGGCGGCTGGCCCGCATGGAACACCGCATGAGCGCGGAAGACGACCGGCAAATCCGCGCCCTCTCCGGCGGCCTGAGCATCAAGCAGCTCAGCCACCGCATCATCGCCGCCCTCGACCCGGACCGCCACATCGAACAGGCCAAGCTGGACCTGGGGCTCGCCCCCGGCGACGACCAACCCATCCCGGAGCCGGCGCTGGCCGCCGCCCGGCACAAGGTCATCCAGGAAGCCATCAAACCCTTCTTCGAGCCCAAGCTGCGCGAAGCCATCGACACCATCAAGAAGAAAAACGAAGTCGTCATCGACACCGTCAGCGCCGACCAGGTCCTCGAAGCCGGCTTCTCCCAAGACGCCCTCGACCGCGCCAGGGGCATGGTCCAGTCCTTCGAGCAGTTCATCGCCGAGCACAAAGACGAAATCACCGCCCTGCAGGTGCTCTACGGCAAGCCCTACAAGCAGCGCCTCACCTTCGAGGCCGTGAAAGAACTCGCCGACGCCATCGAAAAGCCGCCCTACCTGTGGAACGAATCGCAACTGTGGAACGCCTACGCCGCCCTGGAAAAATCCAAGGTCAAGGGCGCCTCCGGCCGCCGCATCCTCACCGACCTCGTCTCGCTGGTTCGCTTCGCCATCCACCAGGACAACGAACTCATCCCCTTCCCCGAGCGCGTCAACGCCAACTTCAGGGCGTGGCTGGCCTCTCAACCCCCTCTCCCCCGGGGAGAGGGCCGGGGTGAGGGTGGTGTTGGCCGCTTCACCCCCGAACAACTCAAGTGGCTCGAAATGATCCGCGACCACATCGCCGCCAACCTCGGCATCGAGCCGGACGACTTCGAATATGCGCCGTTCTCACAACACGGCGGCCTTGGCAAAGTGCATCAACTGTTCGGCGATCAGCTCGGCCCGCTCGTATCGGAGCTGAATGCCGTTCTGGTTGCATAA
- a CDS encoding peptide chain release factor 3 has protein sequence MSAPPFPPELVRDVAKRRTFAIISHPDAGKTTLTEKLLLFGGAIQMAGTVKARKSARHATSDWMEVEKQRGISVTSSVMQFDYAGHTINLLDTPGHEDFSEDTYRVLTAVDAAVMVIDAAKGVEAQTIKLLEVCRLRNTPIITFVNKLDREVKPTVELLEEIESVLKIDCAPVTWPIGMGKNFRGVYHLLHDQTMLFQAGEEHAGGATELIEGLGNPKLDAMFPMEMGPTREEVELIQAASHPFDITAFLAGRQTPVFFGSGINNFGVREILQALVEWAPPPQQRDAGSRMVEPAEKPFTGFVFKIQANMDPKHRDRIAFFRVCSGRYSPGMKVQHQRMGREMKLGNALTFMANERVHMEDAVAGDIIGIHNHGQLQIGDTLTEGEALHFKGIPYFAPEMFRTARARDPLKSKQLQKGLKELGEEGAIQVFETTAGGALLLGAVGQLQFEVVAQRLATEYKVDALYDAADIHTARWLSFPDEATRRQFEKDQMLRMAQDVDGNPVYLATNRYNLELLMEKWPKVKFHATREHGQKLDS, from the coding sequence ATGAGCGCCCCCCCCTTCCCGCCCGAACTGGTCCGCGACGTTGCCAAGCGCCGCACCTTCGCCATCATCTCCCACCCTGACGCGGGCAAGACCACGCTGACGGAAAAGCTGCTGCTGTTCGGCGGCGCCATCCAGATGGCCGGCACGGTGAAGGCGCGCAAATCGGCCCGCCACGCCACCTCGGACTGGATGGAAGTGGAAAAGCAGCGCGGCATCTCGGTGACCAGCTCGGTGATGCAGTTCGACTATGCCGGCCACACCATCAACCTGCTCGACACCCCCGGCCACGAAGACTTCTCGGAAGACACCTACCGCGTGCTCACCGCCGTCGACGCCGCAGTGATGGTGATCGACGCGGCCAAGGGCGTCGAGGCGCAGACCATCAAGCTCTTGGAGGTCTGCCGCCTGCGCAACACGCCCATCATCACCTTCGTCAACAAGCTGGACCGCGAGGTGAAGCCCACCGTCGAGCTGCTGGAAGAGATCGAGTCGGTGCTCAAGATCGACTGCGCCCCGGTGACCTGGCCCATCGGCATGGGCAAGAACTTCCGCGGCGTCTACCACCTGCTGCACGACCAGACCATGCTGTTCCAGGCGGGCGAGGAGCACGCCGGCGGCGCCACCGAGCTGATCGAGGGCCTGGGCAACCCCAAGCTGGACGCGATGTTCCCCATGGAAATGGGCCCCACCCGCGAGGAGGTCGAGCTGATCCAGGCCGCCAGCCACCCCTTCGACATCACCGCCTTCCTGGCCGGCCGGCAAACCCCGGTGTTCTTCGGCTCGGGCATCAACAACTTCGGCGTGCGCGAGATTCTGCAGGCCCTGGTCGAATGGGCGCCGCCGCCGCAACAGCGCGACGCTGGGTCACGCATGGTCGAGCCGGCCGAGAAACCCTTCACCGGCTTCGTGTTCAAGATCCAGGCCAACATGGACCCGAAGCACCGCGACCGCATCGCCTTCTTCCGCGTCTGCTCCGGCCGCTATTCGCCCGGCATGAAGGTGCAGCACCAGCGCATGGGCCGCGAAATGAAGCTGGGCAACGCCCTCACCTTCATGGCCAACGAGCGCGTGCACATGGAAGACGCCGTGGCCGGCGACATCATCGGCATCCACAACCACGGCCAGCTGCAGATCGGCGACACCCTCACCGAAGGCGAGGCCCTGCACTTCAAGGGCATTCCCTACTTCGCGCCCGAGATGTTCCGCACCGCCCGCGCCCGCGACCCGCTGAAGAGCAAGCAGCTGCAAAAGGGCCTGAAGGAGCTGGGCGAAGAAGGCGCCATCCAGGTGTTCGAAACCACCGCCGGCGGCGCCCTGCTGCTGGGCGCCGTGGGCCAGCTGCAATTCGAGGTGGTGGCCCAGCGCCTGGCCACCGAATACAAGGTCGACGCCCTGTACGACGCCGCCGACATCCACACCGCCCGCTGGCTGAGCTTTCCCGACGAGGCCACCCGCCGCCAGTTCGAAAAAGACCAGATGCTGCGCATGGCGCAGGACGTGGACGGCAACCCGGTCTACCTGGCCACCAACCGCTACAACCTGGAACTGCTCATGGAAAAGTGGCCCAAGGTGAAATTCCACGCCACCCGCGAGCACGGGCAGAAGCTGGATAGTTAA
- a CDS encoding addiction module protein: MNANVESLVEQAKHLSPEEQAILTDALHEMLAPPTPEWETAWLKECEDRLAAYERGEMQAHESEEVMARLSSKYGRQ; this comes from the coding sequence ATGAACGCAAATGTCGAATCGCTGGTGGAGCAGGCCAAACACCTGAGCCCCGAAGAACAGGCCATCCTGACCGATGCCCTGCACGAGATGCTGGCGCCGCCCACGCCCGAGTGGGAAACCGCCTGGCTGAAAGAATGCGAAGACCGCCTGGCCGCCTACGAGCGGGGCGAGATGCAAGCGCACGAATCCGAAGAAGTCATGGCCCGCCTGAGCAGCAAATACGGCCGACAATGA
- a CDS encoding type II toxin-antitoxin system PemK/MazF family toxin, with product MRRGDLVTVALQGDLGKPRPALVIQSDLFDAHPSVTILPVTSELRDAPLFRIALAPSDENGLSKPSQIMVDKPQSITREKIGKVIGHLDDETMLAVNRALAVFLGFT from the coding sequence GTGAGGCGTGGTGATCTGGTCACGGTCGCCTTGCAAGGCGACCTGGGCAAACCACGCCCCGCCCTCGTCATCCAGTCCGATCTGTTCGACGCCCACCCATCCGTCACCATCCTGCCGGTCACCAGCGAACTACGCGATGCACCCTTGTTTCGCATTGCGCTCGCACCCAGCGACGAAAACGGGCTGAGCAAACCTTCTCAGATCATGGTGGACAAACCGCAATCCATCACACGCGAGAAAATCGGCAAGGTCATCGGCCACCTGGATGATGAAACCATGCTGGCAGTCAATCGCGCCCTGGCAGTTTTCCTGGGCTTTACTTGA
- a CDS encoding CopD family protein: MIKLLYLLHVLATVVWVGGMFFAHQVLRPVAAAQLEPPARLRLWAGVFGRFFPWVWAAVVLLLVTGQAIVAQVGGYGVVPKHVHVMAGIGYLMAAIFVYLYFVPYRRFVRSVQAEAWPTAGEGLVVIRRLVGTNLTLGLLNIVLVFVLPVLM; encoded by the coding sequence ATGATCAAGCTGCTTTATCTGTTGCATGTGCTGGCCACGGTGGTGTGGGTGGGCGGCATGTTCTTCGCCCATCAGGTGTTGCGGCCGGTGGCGGCGGCGCAGTTGGAGCCGCCCGCGCGGCTGCGCTTGTGGGCCGGGGTGTTCGGCCGGTTTTTTCCCTGGGTGTGGGCGGCGGTGGTGCTGCTGTTGGTCACGGGGCAGGCCATCGTGGCGCAGGTGGGCGGCTATGGCGTGGTGCCCAAGCATGTGCATGTGATGGCGGGCATCGGCTATTTGATGGCGGCGATCTTCGTCTATTTGTATTTCGTGCCTTACCGCCGGTTTGTCCGCTCGGTGCAGGCCGAGGCCTGGCCCACGGCGGGCGAGGGGCTGGTGGTGATTCGGCGGCTGGTGGGGACCAATCTCACCCTGGGTCTGCTGAATATCGTGCTGGTGTTTGTGTTGCCGGTGTTGATGTAA
- a CDS encoding HPP family protein, producing the protein MGIRTRWKRWFGDDPHPVSHGEKLLSALGAFFGILGLLVISNNVLDIQGTALVVTSMGASAVLVFAAPHSPLSQPWPVLGGHLLSSTVGIVCAMLIDDMLTAAAVAVALSIAVMFYTRCLHPPGGAAALATVVGGESVRALGFAYLVTPVLLNVLVLLSVAMMFNAPFLHRRYPRWLAELGAANAASQATAEAAPTEAEEKLVIAHSDLVYALSQIDSYVDISEEDLLRIYQLATQHAQVDGDKMPQAA; encoded by the coding sequence TTGGGCATCAGGACGAGATGGAAACGCTGGTTCGGTGACGACCCGCACCCGGTCAGCCATGGCGAAAAGCTGTTGTCCGCCCTCGGCGCCTTTTTCGGCATCCTCGGTCTGCTGGTCATCAGCAACAACGTGCTCGATATCCAGGGGACCGCCCTGGTGGTCACCTCCATGGGCGCCTCGGCCGTGCTGGTGTTCGCCGCGCCGCACAGCCCGCTGTCGCAGCCCTGGCCGGTGCTCGGCGGCCACCTGCTGTCGTCCACGGTCGGCATCGTCTGCGCCATGCTGATCGACGACATGCTCACCGCCGCCGCCGTAGCCGTGGCGCTATCCATCGCGGTGATGTTCTACACCCGCTGCCTGCACCCGCCCGGCGGCGCCGCCGCCCTGGCCACCGTGGTCGGCGGCGAATCGGTGCGCGCCCTGGGCTTCGCCTACCTGGTCACCCCGGTGCTGCTCAACGTGCTGGTGCTCTTGAGCGTGGCCATGATGTTCAACGCCCCCTTCCTGCACCGCCGCTACCCGCGCTGGCTGGCCGAGCTGGGCGCCGCCAACGCGGCAAGCCAGGCGACCGCGGAGGCCGCCCCGACCGAAGCCGAGGAAAAACTGGTCATCGCCCACAGCGACCTGGTCTATGCCCTGTCGCAGATCGATTCCTACGTCGACATCTCCGAAGAAGACCTGCTGCGCATCTACCAGCTGGCCACCCAACATGCCCAGGTGGATGGCGACAAAATGCCGCAGGCCGCCTGA
- a CDS encoding toxin-antitoxin system TumE family protein, with protein sequence MKAAQLFRRKFRQGDVIVEMVIWRLPASTPDRPNGIKYRFYCGRHGECLVRYDNESGKGDHRHYGEGEESYAFTGVDQLIADFRDDCARLAGWEWDQ encoded by the coding sequence ATGAAAGCCGCGCAACTGTTCCGCCGGAAGTTTCGACAAGGCGATGTCATCGTGGAAATGGTTATCTGGCGCCTGCCCGCAAGCACGCCGGACCGGCCCAATGGCATCAAATATCGGTTCTACTGCGGCCGCCATGGCGAATGCCTCGTGCGCTACGACAACGAATCGGGCAAGGGCGACCATCGCCACTACGGGGAGGGGGAAGAATCCTACGCCTTCACCGGCGTGGACCAGCTGATTGCGGATTTTCGTGACGACTGTGCCCGATTGGCGGGCTGGGAGTGGGACCAATGA
- a CDS encoding GGDEF domain-containing protein, whose translation MPLKRLSRRLDSRMVALGGVGMAVAAWFIDAAVDSAFFDPESDFWQSLLQPNGHEIWMRSFLGVALIGLGAIAAMLLKLHESAEQELSYNRALLEKFAKDLEVQNAALLREIGQRKEAELKLSKLATTDPLTGIYNRRKFDETLQDEIKREARYKRGLALIILDIDHFKKINDNYGHDVGDQVLIRLADLIKRHAREADSFFRIGGEEFALISYTHNSEDLHDTAERLRILVEGFDFEIGQRVTVSLGASRFLPGDNFGSLYKRTDEALYRAKGAGRNRVILL comes from the coding sequence ATGCCGCTCAAGCGCCTCAGCCGCCGACTCGACAGCCGAATGGTCGCGCTGGGCGGCGTCGGCATGGCGGTGGCGGCCTGGTTCATCGACGCCGCCGTCGACAGCGCCTTCTTCGATCCGGAAAGCGATTTCTGGCAATCGCTGCTGCAGCCCAACGGCCACGAGATCTGGATGCGCAGCTTCCTCGGCGTCGCCCTGATCGGCCTCGGCGCCATCGCGGCGATGCTGCTCAAGCTGCACGAATCGGCCGAGCAGGAACTGAGCTACAACCGGGCGCTGCTGGAGAAGTTCGCCAAGGACCTGGAAGTGCAGAACGCCGCCCTGCTGCGCGAGATCGGCCAGCGCAAGGAGGCCGAGCTCAAGCTGTCCAAGCTGGCCACCACCGACCCGCTCACCGGCATCTACAACCGGCGCAAGTTCGACGAGACCCTGCAGGACGAGATCAAGCGCGAGGCCCGCTACAAGCGCGGCCTGGCCCTGATCATCCTGGACATCGACCACTTCAAGAAGATCAACGACAACTACGGCCACGACGTGGGCGACCAGGTGCTCATCCGCCTGGCCGACCTGATCAAGCGCCACGCCCGCGAGGCCGACAGCTTCTTCCGCATCGGCGGCGAGGAGTTCGCCCTGATCAGCTACACCCACAACAGCGAAGACCTGCACGACACCGCCGAGCGCCTGCGCATACTGGTCGAGGGCTTCGACTTCGAGATCGGCCAACGGGTCACCGTGAGCCTGGGCGCCAGCCGCTTCCTGCCCGGCGACAACTTCGGCAGCCTGTACAAGCGCACCGACGAGGCCCTGTACCGGGCCAAGGGCGCGGGACGGAACCGGGTGATCCTGCTCTGA
- a CDS encoding GIY-YIG nuclease family protein, translating to MPGWHVYILRCADGTLYTGITTDLARRLDEHNQGGALGARYTRSRRPVELIYSETADSRSAAAKREAALKKLDRTAKLALAQR from the coding sequence TTGCCGGGCTGGCACGTCTACATCCTGCGCTGCGCCGACGGCACGCTTTACACCGGCATCACCACCGACCTGGCTAGGCGGCTGGACGAGCACAACCAGGGCGGCGCCCTGGGCGCGCGCTACACCCGCAGCCGGCGCCCGGTAGAACTCATCTATTCGGAAACGGCAGACAGCCGGTCGGCCGCCGCCAAGCGCGAAGCCGCGCTGAAGAAGCTGGACCGCACGGCCAAACTGGCCCTGGCCCAACGCTAA
- a CDS encoding CopD family protein, whose translation MFFAHQVLRPVAAAQLEPPVRLRLWAGVFGRFFPWVWAAVVLLLVTGQAIVAQVGGNGVVPKHVHVMAGIGYLMAAIFVYLYFVPYRRFVRSVQAEAWPTAGEGLVVIRRLVGTNLTLGLLNIVLVFVLPVLM comes from the coding sequence ATGTTCTTTGCCCATCAGGTGTTGCGGCCGGTGGCGGCGGCGCAGTTGGAGCCGCCCGTGCGGCTGCGCTTGTGGGCCGGGGTGTTCGGCCGGTTTTTTCCCTGGGTGTGGGCGGCGGTGGTGCTGCTGTTGGTGACGGGGCAGGCCATCGTGGCGCAGGTGGGCGGCAATGGCGTGGTGCCCAAGCATGTGCATGTGATGGCGGGCATCGGCTATTTGATGGCGGCGATCTTCGTCTATTTGTATTTCGTGCCTTACCGCCGGTTTGTCCGCTCGGTGCAGGCCGAGGCCTGGCCCACGGCGGGCGAGGGGCTGGTGGTGATTCGGCGGCTGGTGGGCACCAATCTCACCCTGGGCCTGCTGAATATCGTGCTGGTGTTTGTGTTGCCGGTGTTGATGTAA
- a CDS encoding type II toxin-antitoxin system VapC family toxin: MSWLLDTCALSEYAKREPAQQVIAWLDEQDEASLYLSVITIGEIEKGILKLRVTDPRRSQKLTAWLGKVEQRFAGRILPLDAAALHVWAQIASQAELAGQPLPVMDGLLVATAQCHGLTIVTRNVQDFTLYPQVLNPWTL, encoded by the coding sequence ATGAGCTGGTTGCTCGACACCTGCGCGCTTTCCGAGTATGCAAAACGAGAGCCCGCACAGCAGGTTATCGCCTGGCTGGACGAGCAGGACGAGGCCAGCCTTTATCTCAGCGTGATTACCATAGGTGAAATCGAAAAAGGCATCCTTAAGCTGCGTGTCACCGACCCGCGCCGCAGCCAGAAGCTCACCGCCTGGCTGGGCAAGGTGGAACAACGCTTCGCCGGGCGCATCCTGCCGCTCGATGCCGCGGCGCTGCATGTGTGGGCGCAGATCGCCTCACAAGCGGAACTGGCGGGACAGCCGTTGCCGGTGATGGATGGCCTGCTTGTGGCTACCGCGCAATGCCACGGCCTCACCATCGTCACGCGCAACGTGCAGGACTTCACCCTCTACCCGCAGGTGCTCAATCCCTGGACGTTGTAG
- a CDS encoding antitoxin MazE family protein, with the protein MATSTSERVQKHRDALRAAGLRPLQIWVPDTRRPGFAEECRRQSLALQDDAHEQETLEWLETAGDREGWQ; encoded by the coding sequence ATGGCCACCAGCACATCCGAACGGGTGCAAAAGCACCGCGACGCGCTGCGCGCAGCCGGGCTGCGCCCCTTGCAGATTTGGGTGCCCGATACCCGCCGCCCCGGCTTTGCCGAAGAATGCCGCCGGCAATCGCTGGCCTTACAAGACGATGCGCACGAACAGGAAACACTGGAATGGCTTGAAACCGCCGGCGACCGCGAGGGCTGGCAGTGA
- a CDS encoding type II toxin-antitoxin system HicA family toxin: protein MSHKHHVQLLRSIFQDPIPGNLHWREVESLLVHLGAELSAAHGARFKVLLNGQEGFLHHPHHSSTFDREGVKALREFLTRAGVSPASFEAEDR, encoded by the coding sequence ATGAGCCACAAACACCATGTCCAGCTGCTGCGCAGCATCTTTCAAGACCCGATACCCGGCAACCTGCACTGGCGCGAGGTCGAATCGCTGCTCGTCCATCTCGGCGCCGAGCTGAGCGCGGCGCACGGCGCGCGCTTCAAGGTGCTGCTCAACGGCCAGGAAGGCTTTCTGCACCACCCCCACCACAGCAGCACCTTCGACCGCGAAGGCGTGAAGGCCCTGCGCGAATTCCTCACCCGGGCCGGCGTATCCCCCGCGAGCTTCGAAGCCGAGGACCGCTGA
- a CDS encoding type II toxin-antitoxin system Phd/YefM family antitoxin, giving the protein MHSEWQLQEAKSNFSQLVKRAAGGDAQVVTVHGKPTAVVVSAEAYARLTRRKGKLSDALLHPELGIEDLDLARSRDTGRKFEL; this is encoded by the coding sequence ATGCACAGCGAATGGCAATTGCAGGAAGCGAAAAGCAACTTCAGTCAACTCGTGAAGCGGGCGGCGGGCGGCGACGCGCAAGTGGTCACCGTGCACGGCAAGCCCACGGCGGTGGTGGTGTCGGCCGAGGCATATGCCCGCCTCACGCGCCGCAAAGGCAAGCTTTCCGATGCCCTGCTGCACCCCGAGCTCGGCATCGAAGACCTCGACCTGGCCCGCAGTCGCGATACCGGGCGCAAGTTTGAGCTATGA
- a CDS encoding MarR family transcriptional regulator: MEIIITTPAQALKDAAAVWQRAQAGDKAITATIGFGSPSELFAAITDKRLELLRHVASHEALNIHQLAQALERDYKNVHTDVKALEDLGLLERQDGKLIAPFDEIDIKVALKEAA, from the coding sequence GTGGAAATCATCATCACGACACCCGCGCAAGCGCTGAAAGATGCCGCAGCGGTATGGCAACGCGCCCAAGCCGGCGACAAGGCGATCACCGCCACCATTGGCTTCGGCTCGCCTTCCGAACTGTTCGCCGCCATCACCGACAAGCGCCTGGAACTGCTGCGCCATGTCGCCAGCCACGAAGCCCTGAACATCCATCAACTCGCCCAGGCCCTGGAGCGGGACTACAAAAACGTCCACACCGACGTAAAAGCATTGGAAGACCTGGGCCTGCTGGAACGGCAAGATGGCAAACTGATCGCCCCTTTCGATGAAATCGACATCAAGGTGGCACTAAAAGAGGCGGCGTAA